From a region of the Alistipes sp. ZOR0009 genome:
- a CDS encoding thiamine pyrophosphate-dependent enzyme: MEKRKDKKYGIAQTPKETLEKWYYLMALGRAIDDRAPNYLKQAIGWSYHAPYAGHDGIQLAIGQIFDKEHDFLFPYYRDMLTAISAGMTGEEVILNGISKATDPSSGGRHMSNHLAKPEWNIHNVSSATGNHTLHAAGVGRALKYYQSKGVAISSQGESSVSEGYVYEAINGASREKLPVIFVFQDNGYGISVPKEDQTANRKVANNFVGFKNIRIMHCNGKDVFDSMNTMVEAKEWAIANQMPVIVQANCVRMHSHSNSDRHELYRDENERSYVKEYDPFAKYRRLLVRYNRLTEQELQKIDEKVKEEVKAAHKKSMAAPDPDPKSIYDFVAPEPYKPTKWIDGTHNESGQSKKLIEGINETLKAEFRHNPDTFIWGQDVANKDKGGIFNVTKGMQQEFGKGRVFNGPIAEDFILGTANGMSRFNEKIRIVVEGAEFADYFWPAMEQYVDTSHDYWRSNGKFSPNITIRLASGGYIGGGLYHSQNIEGALASIPGVRIVYPSFADDAAGLLRSSMRSKGLTLFLEPKALYNSPKAATVVPDDFEVPFGKARIRKEGNDITIVTYGNTTHLSLEAAEQIEKETGKTVEVVDIRSLVPLDKETILESVKKTNKVLVVHEDKVFGGFGGEIAAMIANEGFQHLDAPVRRVGSTYTPVGFNRILEAAILPDMKRIYDAAKEILDY, translated from the coding sequence ATGGAAAAGCGAAAAGATAAAAAATACGGGATAGCACAAACCCCCAAGGAGACACTTGAAAAGTGGTACTACCTGATGGCTCTTGGTAGAGCAATTGACGATAGAGCCCCAAATTACCTCAAGCAAGCCATTGGGTGGAGCTACCATGCCCCTTATGCTGGTCACGACGGTATTCAGCTCGCTATTGGGCAAATTTTCGATAAAGAACACGACTTTCTGTTCCCATACTACCGAGACATGCTTACAGCCATCTCTGCAGGTATGACTGGCGAGGAAGTTATCCTAAACGGTATATCAAAAGCAACCGACCCGTCAAGCGGTGGTAGACACATGAGTAACCATCTTGCTAAGCCAGAATGGAATATCCACAACGTATCTTCAGCCACAGGGAATCACACGCTTCATGCGGCAGGAGTTGGACGCGCACTTAAATACTACCAGTCAAAAGGCGTAGCAATTAGCTCCCAAGGAGAATCATCGGTATCCGAAGGATACGTTTACGAGGCAATTAACGGAGCTTCACGCGAAAAGCTACCTGTTATCTTCGTTTTTCAAGATAACGGCTACGGGATATCCGTACCAAAAGAAGACCAAACAGCCAACAGAAAGGTTGCCAATAACTTTGTTGGATTCAAAAACATCCGCATAATGCACTGCAACGGCAAGGATGTTTTCGATTCGATGAACACCATGGTGGAAGCAAAAGAATGGGCTATTGCCAACCAAATGCCTGTTATTGTACAGGCTAACTGCGTTCGAATGCACTCGCACTCCAATTCAGACCGCCACGAGCTATACCGAGACGAAAACGAGCGCAGCTACGTAAAGGAATATGATCCTTTTGCGAAGTATCGTAGGCTACTGGTTCGCTATAATAGGCTTACAGAGCAGGAACTTCAAAAAATTGATGAAAAGGTAAAGGAAGAGGTAAAAGCAGCACATAAAAAGTCAATGGCAGCGCCCGATCCTGATCCTAAATCCATCTACGATTTTGTCGCTCCAGAGCCTTACAAGCCTACCAAATGGATAGATGGAACGCACAACGAATCAGGCCAAAGCAAAAAGCTTATAGAAGGAATAAACGAAACACTAAAAGCGGAATTTAGGCATAACCCAGATACCTTTATTTGGGGTCAAGACGTTGCCAATAAGGATAAAGGGGGCATTTTTAATGTAACCAAAGGAATGCAGCAAGAATTTGGTAAAGGTCGCGTATTTAATGGTCCTATTGCCGAAGACTTTATCCTTGGAACCGCTAATGGGATGAGCCGCTTCAACGAAAAAATCAGAATCGTTGTTGAAGGTGCCGAATTTGCTGACTACTTCTGGCCAGCAATGGAACAGTACGTAGATACCTCGCACGACTACTGGCGCAGCAACGGGAAATTTAGCCCGAACATCACCATTCGTTTAGCATCAGGCGGTTATATCGGTGGCGGATTATACCACTCGCAAAATATAGAAGGCGCATTGGCTTCCATCCCTGGCGTACGTATAGTTTATCCCTCATTTGCCGACGATGCAGCAGGTTTACTTCGCTCTTCGATGAGATCTAAAGGGTTGACCCTGTTCCTTGAACCTAAGGCGCTATACAACTCTCCAAAAGCAGCAACAGTTGTCCCTGATGATTTTGAAGTTCCGTTTGGAAAAGCACGTATTCGTAAAGAGGGCAATGATATTACCATTGTAACTTACGGAAATACAACGCACCTCAGCCTCGAAGCTGCAGAACAAATTGAAAAAGAAACAGGCAAAACCGTTGAAGTTGTAGATATTCGTTCGCTCGTACCTCTGGACAAGGAAACCATACTCGAGTCTGTTAAAAAAACCAACAAGGTGCTTGTTGTGCACGAAGACAAAGTTTTTGGAGGATTTGGAGGCGAGATAGCAGCAATGATTGCCAATGAAGGCTTCCAACATCTAGATGCTCCAGTACGCCGAGTTGGTTCAACCTACACACCTGTGGGCTTTAACAGAATCCTTGAAGCAGCAATACTTCCAGACATGAAACGTATTTACGATGCTGCAAAAGAGATACTTGATTACTAA